One window from the genome of Pedococcus badiiscoriae encodes:
- the rpmH gene encoding 50S ribosomal protein L34, whose translation MSKRTFQPNNRRRAKTHGFRLRMRTRAGRAILSARRAKGRTELSA comes from the coding sequence GTGAGCAAGCGTACTTTCCAGCCGAACAACCGTCGTCGGGCCAAGACCCACGGCTTCCGCCTGCGCATGCGCACCCGCGCCGGTCGCGCCATCCTGTCGGCCCGCCGCGCCAAGGGCCGCACCGAGCTCTCCGCCTGA
- the rnpA gene encoding ribonuclease P protein component, whose amino-acid sequence MLPAGHRLRASSDFAATFRGPRGARAGSTLIVVHANQADARAGQPPRVGFVVSKAVGGAVVRNRTKRRLRALMAARVGSLPLGVDLVVRANPFAAQANSSSLGLELDGLLARVTARLGGVRA is encoded by the coding sequence GTGCTGCCCGCGGGGCACCGGCTCCGTGCGAGTTCGGACTTCGCGGCGACCTTTCGGGGGCCCAGGGGAGCTCGAGCTGGCTCCACGCTGATCGTGGTTCACGCCAACCAGGCCGACGCGCGTGCGGGACAACCGCCGCGGGTCGGTTTTGTTGTCTCCAAAGCCGTGGGTGGAGCGGTCGTCCGGAACCGGACCAAGCGTCGCCTGCGCGCGCTGATGGCTGCTCGGGTGGGCTCCCTGCCCCTGGGGGTCGACCTCGTGGTCCGGGCGAATCCTTTTGCAGCACAGGCGAATTCGTCGTCACTCGGCCTCGAGCTGGACGGTCTCCTCGCACGGGTGACCGCACGACTCGGCGGAGTACGGGCATGA
- the yidD gene encoding membrane protein insertion efficiency factor YidD, with amino-acid sequence MSVLTKVVAAPLIGLLVFYQRFISPMTPPSCRYYPSCSAYALTAIRRFGPVKGTWLAAKRLARCHPWAAGGVDHVPARPAHAA; translated from the coding sequence ATGAGCGTGCTCACGAAGGTCGTCGCCGCGCCCCTGATCGGGCTGCTGGTGTTCTACCAGCGCTTCATCTCCCCCATGACTCCCCCCAGCTGCCGGTACTACCCCTCCTGCTCGGCCTACGCGCTCACCGCGATCAGGCGCTTCGGGCCGGTCAAGGGAACCTGGCTGGCCGCCAAGCGGTTGGCTAGGTGCCACCCCTGGGCCGCGGGTGGGGTCGACCACGTTCCAGCACGACCAGCTCACGCCGCCTAG
- the yidC gene encoding membrane protein insertase YidC: MSFSDLIYPFEWIVSWILWGWHSLFTTLGIPSDSGVAWTLSIVGLVVVMRAAMIPLFVKQIHASRRMQLIQPEMQKIQAKYKDKKDPDSRQAMTQETMDLYKRTGTNPFSSCLPILLQSPFFFGLFRVLNGLKNISNGTIAPIGPITRKLAGEAETSTFFGAQLSDKFIGANSITVQIVTILLIVLMSASTFTTQRQLMMKNMPASALDNPFAKQQKMLLYLMPLFFAISGVNFPIGVLLYWLTTNVWSMCQQFYVIRKMPAPGSLAEKAMQERRRKKGKPVEEFTVKGLDKAEDTEAPKPSGQRVQPTRNKKKKGAAVGSAKKPTTGGATTDPKPQTDN; the protein is encoded by the coding sequence ATGAGCTTCAGTGACCTGATCTACCCGTTCGAGTGGATCGTGTCGTGGATCCTGTGGGGTTGGCACTCCCTGTTCACGACCCTCGGCATCCCGTCCGACTCGGGCGTCGCGTGGACGTTGTCCATCGTCGGCCTCGTGGTGGTGATGCGGGCCGCGATGATCCCGCTGTTCGTCAAGCAGATCCACGCCTCGCGACGGATGCAGCTCATCCAGCCCGAGATGCAGAAGATCCAGGCGAAGTACAAGGACAAGAAGGACCCGGACTCCCGTCAGGCGATGACGCAGGAGACCATGGACCTGTACAAGCGGACCGGGACCAACCCGTTCAGCTCGTGCCTGCCCATCCTGCTGCAGTCCCCCTTCTTCTTCGGGCTGTTCCGCGTGCTCAACGGGCTCAAGAACATCTCCAACGGCACGATCGCCCCCATCGGCCCGATCACCCGCAAGCTCGCGGGCGAGGCCGAGACGTCGACGTTCTTCGGTGCCCAGCTGTCCGACAAGTTCATCGGCGCCAACAGCATCACCGTGCAGATCGTCACGATCCTGCTCATCGTGCTCATGTCCGCCAGCACCTTCACCACCCAGCGCCAGCTGATGATGAAGAACATGCCGGCCTCGGCGCTGGACAACCCGTTCGCCAAGCAGCAGAAGATGCTGCTCTACCTGATGCCGTTGTTCTTCGCCATCTCCGGCGTGAACTTCCCCATCGGTGTGCTGCTCTACTGGCTCACCACCAACGTCTGGTCCATGTGCCAGCAGTTCTACGTGATCCGCAAGATGCCCGCACCGGGGTCGCTGGCCGAGAAGGCCATGCAGGAGCGGCGTCGCAAGAAGGGCAAGCCGGTCGAGGAGTTCACCGTCAAGGGCCTGGACAAGGCGGAGGACACCGAGGCGCCCAAGCCGAGCGGCCAGCGGGTGCAGCCCACGCGGAACAAGAAGAAGAAGGGCGCTGCGGTGGGTTCGGCCAAGAAGCCGACCACCGGCGGTGCCACCACCGACCCCAAGCCCCAGACCGACAACTGA
- a CDS encoding protein jag yields MTEQNNTVVDDTQTDPNQTNPSQTTEAQTGETVPALDAPAPDAPATAEPAGDDDDTVDDTVDEAGEARRRPTKVADLEREGEVAADFLETLLDIADLDGDIDVDVDGDRAAVSIVDSDEGRVPRRLVGQDGKVLDALQELTRLAVQSATGERSRLMLDVAGHRAERRASLVEVAHAVIEQVKASGEKAELEPMTAFERKVVHDEVLAAGLTSESDGVEPRRFVVVLPA; encoded by the coding sequence ATGACCGAGCAGAACAACACCGTGGTGGACGACACCCAGACCGACCCCAACCAGACCAACCCCAGCCAGACCACCGAAGCCCAGACCGGTGAGACGGTGCCGGCGCTCGACGCCCCCGCCCCCGACGCTCCGGCGACCGCTGAGCCCGCGGGAGACGACGACGACACGGTTGACGACACGGTTGACGAGGCGGGCGAGGCCCGCCGTCGCCCGACGAAGGTGGCCGACCTCGAGCGCGAGGGCGAGGTCGCGGCTGACTTCCTGGAGACCCTGCTCGACATCGCGGACCTCGACGGTGACATCGACGTCGATGTGGACGGCGATCGTGCCGCGGTATCCATCGTCGACTCCGACGAGGGCCGCGTGCCGCGTCGGCTGGTCGGCCAGGACGGCAAGGTCCTGGACGCGCTGCAGGAGCTGACTCGCCTCGCCGTGCAGTCGGCCACTGGTGAGCGCAGCCGTCTGATGCTCGACGTCGCCGGCCACCGGGCCGAGCGTCGGGCATCCCTGGTCGAGGTGGCCCACGCGGTCATCGAGCAGGTCAAGGCATCGGGCGAGAAGGCCGAGCTGGAGCCCATGACGGCCTTCGAGCGCAAGGTCGTGCACGACGAGGTGCTCGCTGCCGGCCTCACATCCGAGTCTGACGGTGTCGAGCCCCGGCGCTTTGTCGTGGTGCTGCCGGCATGA
- the rsmG gene encoding 16S rRNA (guanine(527)-N(7))-methyltransferase RsmG: MTSHERTDDGRGTGETGTAPVASSEGAPPAALPAPTAPAAAAVVFGPHVALAERFAAILADTGVSHGLIGPREVPILWDRHILNCAVAHEAFPEGASVVDVGSGAGLPGLALAIVRPDLHLHLVEPMLRRTTWLSTTIAELGLENCTVHRGRAEEFAGTLTAPYATARAVARIDKLARWTFPLLADGGTLVALKGESAPAELAAEEKVLRRLGMVEARVVTYGAGLLPVATTTLQVTLGARPAPRRASARRSGKRS, from the coding sequence ATGACGTCGCACGAACGCACTGACGACGGGCGCGGGACCGGTGAGACCGGGACCGCGCCCGTCGCGTCGTCCGAGGGTGCTCCCCCCGCCGCCCTTCCGGCTCCCACCGCGCCGGCTGCCGCCGCGGTCGTCTTCGGACCCCATGTGGCCCTGGCCGAGCGATTCGCTGCGATCTTGGCTGACACCGGGGTGTCGCACGGGCTGATCGGTCCGAGGGAGGTGCCGATCCTGTGGGACCGGCACATCCTGAACTGTGCCGTGGCGCACGAGGCCTTCCCTGAGGGTGCAAGCGTCGTCGACGTGGGTTCAGGCGCGGGACTGCCCGGCCTGGCCCTGGCCATCGTGCGACCCGACCTTCACCTCCACCTCGTGGAGCCGATGTTGCGTCGGACCACCTGGCTCTCGACCACCATCGCCGAGCTCGGGCTCGAGAACTGCACCGTCCACCGCGGGCGGGCCGAGGAGTTCGCCGGGACGCTGACGGCGCCGTATGCCACGGCACGGGCGGTCGCCCGGATCGACAAGCTCGCTCGGTGGACGTTCCCGCTACTCGCCGACGGCGGCACGCTCGTCGCCCTCAAGGGGGAGTCCGCCCCGGCCGAGCTGGCAGCTGAGGAGAAGGTGCTGCGCAGGTTGGGGATGGTCGAGGCGAGGGTCGTGACCTATGGCGCGGGGTTGCTGCCTGTGGCGACGACCACGCTCCAGGTCACCCTGGGCGCCCGTCCGGCTCCCCGGCGCGCCTCCGCCCGTCGTTCCGGGAAGCGCTCCTGA